One Oryza brachyantha chromosome 3, ObraRS2, whole genome shotgun sequence DNA segment encodes these proteins:
- the LOC102704232 gene encoding uncharacterized protein LOC102704232, whose protein sequence is MPLFKLLKKTDHFTWTPEDQEAFEDFKKYLTSAPVLASPNPNEPLLLYVSATEQVVSTVLVVEREEEGHAQLVQRPVYFVNEVLGESKIKYPQVQKLFYGVLITVRKLVHYFQAHQVSVVTSYPLGDIIHNKEVLGRIAKWALEMMPYDITFKPRTAELQTIPISWSFAVWGLDIVGIFKRAPGGFTHLFVAIDKFTKWIEAKLVATIDSAHARDFIQNIIYRFNIPNRIITDNGRQFISGVFQDFCEERGIKICYASVAHSKSNGQVERANGMILQGIKTRVFDRQHPYAKRWVQELPPVLWALRISISRAMGQSPFFLVYGAEVVLPTKIDHESFRIRNYNESTANTAREDDLNRLEEARDVTTIQSARYLQGLCRYHNRNVRGRAFLVGDLFLCKVQTTKDRHKLSLIWEGPYVIAEVTQPGTYRLRMKDERLLENSWNIEQLRPFHTVDFL, encoded by the exons ATGCCCTTGTTCAAGCTACTGAAGAAGACCGACCACTTCACATGGACCCCAGAAGATCAAGAAGCCTTCGAGGACTTCAAGAAATACTTGACCTCTGCCCCCGTGCTGGCTTCGCCCAACCCAAACGAGCCGCTCCTACTCTACGTCTCGGCCACGGAACAAGTCGTCAGCACGGTCCTCGTAGTCGAGCGAGAAGAAGAGGGACACGCTCAATTGGTCCAGCGACCAGTCTACTTCGTCAACGAAGTGCTCGGGGAGTCCAAGATAAAGTATCCCCAAGTCCAGAAATTGTTCTACGGCGTCCTGATCACGGTAAGGAAACTTGTCCATTACTTCCAAGCCCACCAGGTTTCAGTTGTCACGTCCTATCCACTCGGCGATATCATACATAACAAGGAAGTGCTAGGCCGCATCGCGAAGTGGGCGCTGGAGATGATGCCATACGACATCACCTTCAAGCCCCGCACCGCG GAACTGCAAACTATCCCGATCTCCTGGTCGTTCGCTGTCTGGGGACTCGACATTGTCGGGATCTTCAAGCGGGCACCAGGAGGGTTCACCCACCTGTTCGTCGCCATCGACAAATTCACCAAGTGGATAGAAGCAAAACTGGTAGCCACAATCGACTCGGCACATGCGAGGGACTTCATACAGAACATTATCTACCGCTTCAACATTCCGAACCGTATCATTACGGACAACGGTAGGCAGTTCATCTCTGGAGTCTTCCAGGATTTTTGCGAGGAGCGTGGGATCAAGATTTGCTACGCCTCCGTAGCACACTCGAAGAGCAACGGGCAGGTCGAAAGAGCTAACGGCATGATCCTTCAAGGAATCAAAACCAGGGTCTTCGACCGACAACATCCCTACGCCAAACGATGGGTGCAAGAGCTGCCGCCAGTACTCTGGGCACTCCGCATATCCATCAGTCGTGCTATGGGACAATCGCCTTTCTTCCTCGTGTATGGAGCAGAAGTAGTCCTACCCACCAAAATCGACCACGAGTCCTTCCGCATACGTAACTACAACGAGTCCACGGCGAACACGGCGAGGGAAGACGACCTCAACAGGCTAGAAGAAGCCAGGGATGTCACGACCATCCAGTCGGCACGCTACCTGCAAGGACTCTGCCGATACCATAATAGGAATGTTCGTGGGCGGGCATTCCTAGTCGGCGACCTGTTCTTATGcaaagtacaaaccaccaagGATCGACACAAGCTCTCTCTAATCTGGGAAGGGCCTTACGTCATAGCCGAGGTCACTCAGCCCGGCACATACCGACTAAGGATGAAAGACGAAAGGCTGCTAGAGAATTCATGGAACATCGAACAGCTACGTCCCTTCCACACAGTCGAtttcttgtaa